In the Chroococcidiopsis sp. SAG 2025 genome, one interval contains:
- a CDS encoding AAA family ATPase, which produces MNYQEAIQAIDDMVFAKAGRRLNQDEKLVIEAAWEDKEYKEIAATFSYSIDRLQRDVGRKLWILLTGVLGDGEKVTKKRLRSILERRMVAGSLLSPAPSQLNPVNTSAIPVIGGQPPQVQTFFGREVELNRLRDAIADCRCLVIYGAPGIGKSALTAKLIEEISTKRQPQFDCLIWKSVHYSPTLKGLLADLLNDLALPAISEQQLPQSTQELATLLIKAISMRRCLLVLDSAEGWLRKDRNSSFNPYAEQYSEYSVFFRRIIEAKHSSCIILTSREPFKDLMKLQRSGRPSDLFKLEGLDVKAAKEILQARGLTDEHKWSELLEPYLGNPAAIELVASRIEKFFSGSVTKFLHYKTDLISEIFREILAQQYQPGRLTHLEKQILLYLAEKTIDASGTISFTQMFEELQTRTKNTLSCSGLVEAIETLGDRSLIVVSADKVTKELFLKLPPIIKKYVIQQEQTGLLGTAPELFSLSKPPERFAV; this is translated from the coding sequence ATGAACTACCAAGAAGCTATTCAAGCAATAGACGATATGGTGTTTGCCAAAGCAGGTAGACGCTTGAATCAGGATGAAAAGCTAGTAATAGAAGCTGCTTGGGAGGACAAAGAGTATAAGGAAATCGCCGCCACTTTTTCTTACAGCATTGATCGCTTGCAGCGCGATGTCGGGCGGAAACTATGGATTTTGCTCACGGGAGTTTTGGGAGATGGCGAAAAAGTTACCAAGAAACGGTTGCGGAGTATTTTGGAACGAAGAATGGTAGCAGGCTCTCTTTTGTCACCAGCTCCTAGTCAGCTCAATCCTGTTAATACCTCCGCTATACCTGTGATTGGGGGACAGCCTCCTCAAGTGCAAACTTTTTTTGGACGCGAGGTAGAACTGAATCGACTTAGGGACGCGATCGCCGATTGCCGCTGCCTAGTCATCTATGGAGCGCCAGGGATTGGTAAAAGTGCTTTGACAGCAAAATTAATCGAAGAAATAAGTACAAAGCGTCAGCCCCAGTTCGATTGCTTAATTTGGAAATCGGTTCACTATAGTCCAACACTGAAAGGCTTACTCGCCGATCTGCTTAACGATCTAGCTCTACCAGCAATCTCAGAGCAACAGCTGCCTCAAAGCACGCAAGAGCTAGCTACTCTCCTCATAAAAGCGATCTCTATGCGTCGTTGTCTATTAGTACTAGATAGCGCCGAAGGCTGGTTGCGAAAAGACAGAAATAGTAGCTTCAATCCCTACGCAGAACAATACTCGGAATATAGCGTTTTCTTCCGTCGAATTATAGAAGCAAAGCATTCTAGCTGCATTATTTTGACCAGTAGAGAGCCTTTCAAAGACTTAATGAAATTACAACGTTCAGGACGACCGAGTGATTTGTTCAAACTGGAAGGTTTGGATGTGAAAGCAGCTAAGGAGATTTTGCAAGCTAGAGGATTAACTGACGAGCATAAATGGTCAGAATTGCTCGAACCCTACTTAGGCAATCCCGCAGCAATCGAATTAGTTGCCAGTCGTATTGAAAAGTTCTTTAGTGGCAGTGTAACCAAATTCCTTCACTACAAAACCGATCTAATTTCGGAAATATTTAGAGAAATCTTAGCCCAACAGTATCAACCAGGTCGATTAACTCATTTAGAGAAGCAAATTTTGCTTTATTTAGCAGAAAAGACAATCGATGCTTCTGGAACAATTAGTTTCACTCAGATGTTTGAAGAGTTACAAACTCGTACAAAAAATACTTTATCTTGCTCAGGATTAGTTGAAGCTATAGAAACTCTGGGCGATCGCTCTTTGATTGTAGTGAGCGCGGATAAAGTCACAAAAGAATTGTTCCTCAAGCTCCCACCGATAATAAAAAAATATGTGATTCAACAGGAACAAACGGGATTGCTAGGTACAGCTCCTGAATTATTCAGTTTATCTAAGCCTCCTGAGCGCTTTGCGGTGTGA
- a CDS encoding protein kinase domain-containing protein — protein MSYCINPYCRNRINSDDLEQCQYCGTPLLVNGQFRLLMPLRPLDTDSSTEVFEVVDERGTWVDPPGTHKVMKILSSTNSKLIQLMEREANVLSLVDSPGIPRVDVDGYFAFQPSGDAPQLHCLVMEKIPGQNLNDWIELRGKISQVLALDWLGQIVEILGNLHSYGFFHRDIKPTNIILKPDGQLALIDFGAVRETTNTYMAKVSRGLSSTTEVGGFYNVTAIGTACYTPIEQLNGKAVPQSDFYALGRTFVYLLTGIPLLNIPSDPETGQLMWRKLAAQIDEPFADFIDELMAHLPGKRPQNTQIILQQLERLPFKSKLNRLVKSKPFRIGAIALSLFLTYAIYHLSLPAIVNSLLEQGEKAQRENRLSDARRNFDLAIWLQPNAAASVSSFYFEQASRHQNNPAIAKKNYEQAIKYNPLDVDAYNNLALTCQQLNDYKCVADRYQKAFQLKPNNWEGHYGLGSFYDDRGKYDLAEQQYKLAIQIDRDRAVGAINNLSRLRNINGEYNAAIKLAQEGLSKTQVPDSQAALYKNLGWAELGQKRYLEAKNHLQKSLQLDPQRVDTYCLLAQTQEALGESAKLSWEVCLLASSDLPEVQEWRQRVLQRLWQR, from the coding sequence GTGAGTTATTGTATCAATCCTTATTGCAGAAATCGCATCAATTCGGACGATTTAGAACAGTGCCAGTATTGCGGCACTCCATTACTCGTTAACGGACAGTTTCGTTTACTCATGCCTTTGCGCCCGCTAGATACAGATAGCTCTACAGAAGTATTTGAAGTCGTAGACGAGCGGGGAACGTGGGTAGACCCACCAGGAACGCATAAAGTTATGAAAATCCTCAGCTCCACAAACTCTAAGTTAATTCAGTTGATGGAACGAGAAGCTAATGTGTTATCGCTAGTAGATTCTCCAGGTATTCCTAGAGTTGACGTAGATGGGTATTTTGCATTTCAACCGAGTGGAGATGCCCCACAGTTACATTGTTTGGTGATGGAGAAAATTCCTGGTCAAAACTTGAATGATTGGATAGAGCTTCGCGGTAAAATTTCTCAAGTTTTGGCTCTAGATTGGCTGGGACAAATCGTAGAAATTCTCGGCAATCTACATTCTTATGGATTTTTTCATCGAGATATCAAACCAACAAACATCATCTTAAAGCCCGATGGACAATTAGCATTAATTGATTTTGGTGCTGTCCGCGAGACGACTAACACTTACATGGCAAAAGTGAGTAGAGGTTTGAGTAGCACAACTGAGGTAGGTGGATTCTATAATGTCACTGCGATCGGAACGGCTTGCTATACGCCGATAGAGCAATTGAACGGGAAAGCCGTACCGCAATCAGATTTTTATGCATTAGGACGCACTTTTGTCTATTTGCTCACAGGTATTCCTTTACTCAATATCCCTAGCGATCCCGAAACAGGGCAGTTGATGTGGAGAAAACTAGCAGCGCAAATTGACGAGCCTTTTGCTGATTTTATCGATGAGCTGATGGCGCACTTACCTGGCAAGCGACCGCAAAATACTCAAATTATTTTGCAACAACTGGAGCGATTACCTTTCAAGTCGAAGCTAAATCGTCTGGTTAAGTCAAAGCCATTTAGAATCGGTGCGATCGCTTTAAGTCTGTTTTTAACTTATGCAATCTATCACCTATCTTTACCTGCAATCGTCAATTCTCTTTTAGAACAAGGGGAAAAAGCTCAACGAGAAAATCGCTTATCAGATGCTCGACGAAATTTTGACTTGGCAATTTGGCTTCAGCCAAACGCTGCTGCTTCGGTTTCTAGCTTTTACTTCGAGCAAGCCTCTCGTCATCAAAATAATCCTGCAATTGCTAAGAAAAATTATGAGCAAGCAATAAAATATAACCCGCTTGATGTAGATGCTTACAATAATTTGGCATTGACCTGTCAACAACTGAATGACTACAAATGTGTTGCCGATCGCTATCAAAAAGCATTTCAATTAAAACCTAATAACTGGGAAGGGCATTATGGATTGGGCAGCTTTTACGACGATCGCGGAAAATACGATCTCGCCGAACAGCAGTACAAGCTGGCAATACAGATCGATCGCGATCGCGCTGTCGGTGCAATCAATAACTTGTCACGTCTTAGGAATATAAATGGAGAATATAATGCAGCCATAAAATTAGCGCAAGAAGGTTTAAGTAAAACTCAGGTTCCTGACTCTCAAGCTGCTTTATACAAGAATTTAGGCTGGGCAGAACTCGGACAAAAACGCTATCTGGAAGCGAAGAATCACTTACAAAAGTCATTGCAACTAGACCCGCAAAGGGTTGACACCTATTGCCTTCTAGCGCAGACGCAGGAAGCTTTAGGAGAAAGTGCCAAGCTGTCCTGGGAGGTTTGCCTGCTAGCGAGTTCGGATTTGCCAGAGGTGCAAGAATGGCGACAACGAGTATTACAGAGACTTTGGCAGCGATAA